In a single window of the Antedon mediterranea chromosome 1, ecAntMedi1.1, whole genome shotgun sequence genome:
- the LOC140047097 gene encoding RAD50-interacting protein 1-like yields the protein MQYMKWLALIQQLSSDIQGSLLVNSTPYQFHSVKVQQSISAGAMPSAIKHFVALVEISKLLQDSKCCNLVEFVNSTILFWYNILKEKLSGEFEEVATAVGWPFIANKVASLPQPTATKEDFQSRLDTLFTLLLKLQLPEDLELESKPPSSSSSLAGQKPISLPIELLLKPLIKRFKFHFSGKKQTNNLERPEFYFSQILAWLRDHADFLDNEIQPILDREEMSHVSARMEFCRGLIEVLVSKAESDVQELIFDDQLLSHFIDELLAFETELHVTHSYPPWQPSCINVLTRADCFQRWLAIERNFAVEKIDALLSDPDAWRCQYKDINDGDDLKVPQCAESFVTLLSVITDRYKTVPFPTNQLQFLVLQLDLLDDFRVRLLQVAKQEAYNPLSNVYCAIINSVNYVIRVLEDWSDQLFFLQLQYHHAEDENMAAFNQALESSSANIDINLLSKGLDGEELDAMQSAVFDDIIELYKHMQQDMCRKINTCIFNQLHSKAKLYLKEKWFSLPSVKDLAAQSVTFSACEMLLFVKDNLHLLQEQLCLSLFKICWRLMAEGINKFLYEEMILCNQFNEGGAAQLQFDMARSLFPLFGAYTQRPENYFKEIKEACLLLNLKAGTAILLRDLLFKHLHDNQNEQASQTSTETALHDVGVYRLKKEAAERILNLRTDWPKI from the exons ATGCAGTACATGAAATGGCTGGCACTTATTCAGCAACTCAG TTCTGACATTCAAGGATCCTTGTTGGTGAATTCAACTCCATATCAGTTCCATAGTGTTAAAGTTCAACAATCAATATCAGCAGGTGCCATGCCAAGTGCTATCAAGCATTTTGTAGCATTAGTTGAAATCAGCAAGTTGTTGCAAGATTCAAAATGCTGCAATTTAGTTGAGTTTGTTAATTCAACTATTTTGTTCTGGTACAacattttgaaagaaaaacTTTCTGG tGAGTTCGAAGAAGTAGCAACTGCTGTTGGTTGGCCGTTTATTGCTAATAAAGTGGCATCACTTCCGCAACCCACAGCAACTAAAGAAGACTTCCAAAGCAGGCTGGATACACTCTTTACACTACTTCTAAAGCTACAATTACC TGAAGACCTTGAGTTAGAGTCTAAGCCTCCAAGCAGCAGCAGCAGCCTAGCGGGACAGAAGCCTATCAGTCTGCCAATTGAATTACTTCTCAAGCCACTTATAAAAcgatttaaatttcatttttctggcaagaaacaaacaaataatcTAGAAAGG cctgaattttatttttctcaAATTCTTGCTTGGCTTCGTGACCACGCTGATTTTCTTGATAATGAAATCCAACCAATATTAGATAGAGAAGAAATGTCACATGTATCTGCTAGG ATGGAATTTTGTCGTGGACTGATTGAAGTATTGGTTTCCAAAGCTGAAAGTGATGTTCAAGAGTTGATCTTTGATGATCAGTTGTTATCTCATTTTATTGATGAGCTTCTAGCATTTGAAACCGAGCTTCATGTAACCCATAGTTACCCGCCATGGCAACCAAGCTGTATAAATGTTTTAACTCGGGCAGATTGTTTTCAGCGATGGCTGGCAATTGAAAGAAATT ttGCTGTTGAGAAGATTGATGCCTTACTGAGTGACCCTGATGCATGGCGTTGTCAATATAAAGACATCAATGATGGAGATGATCTTAAGGTGCCACAATGCGCTGAAAGCTTTGTCACATTACTTTCAGTTATAACAG atcgTTACAAGACTGTTCCATTTCCAACCAATCAGCTTCAATTTCTTGTTCTTCAACTTGATCTTCTTGATGACTTTAGAGTTCGTCTGCTTCAGGTTGCTAAGCAAGAAGCGTACAACCCTCTCAGCAATGTGTATTGTGCAATCATTAACTCTGTCAATTACGTGATCAGAGTTCTTGAAGACTGGTCTGATCAGTTA TTTTTTCTACAGTTGCAATATCACCACGCAGAAGACGAGAACATGGCCGCATTTAACCAAGCTTTAGAAAGCAGTAGTGCCAACATCGATATTAACCTGCTCTCCAAAGGTCTTGACGGAGAAGAGTTGGACGCCATGCAGAGTGCAGTGTTTGACGATATCATAGAGCTATATAAACACATGCAACAGGATATGTGTAGGAAGATTAACACATGCATTTTTAATCAGCTACATTCAAAAGCTAAACTTTATTTGAAAGAaaa ATGGTTTTCGTTACCTTCCGTCAAGGATTTAGCAGCTCAATCCGTGACGTTTTCAGCATGTGAAATGCTTCTTTTTGTCAAAGACAATCTGCACCTTCTTCAAGAGCAACTATGCCTgtcattgtttaaaatatgttggCGTCTAATGGCAGAAGGGATTAACAAATTCCTTTATGAAGAG ATGATTCTTTGTAACCAGTTCAATGAGGGTGGAGCTGCTCAGTTACAATTTGATATGGCAAGAAGTTTGTTTCCATTATTTGGTGCCTACACACAAAGACCTGAAAACTACTTCAAAGA GATAAAGGAAGCATGTCTCTTACTGAATCTGAAAGCAGGAACTGCAATACTTTTGAGagatttattatttaaacatctTCACGACAACCAGAACGAACAAGCAAGCCAGACATCGACTGAGACAGCTCTCCATGATGTTGGTGTGTATAGGTTGAAAAAAGAGGCCGCAGAGAGGATTCTGAATTTACGTACCGATTGGCCAAAGATTTAA